A single Phragmites australis chromosome 4, lpPhrAust1.1, whole genome shotgun sequence DNA region contains:
- the LOC133915833 gene encoding F-box/LRR-repeat protein 17-like isoform X2 has translation MTDPMASLPKPPPPPPRPKTRGSYNCGRCGQPKKGHVCVGPVPAAGPGAVPSPSPSYSSGAASVGGGGEQRLRRALSFDDAGTPSSPEKKPKVEEGDGDVEMEGGEGELEEDGEAMEVGGRSVPREVMAEVLRRLGPRGVMAAAGVSRGWRECADRVWRATEELRLRAAGVGLVGALLPRCPVLSRLSLRMESDVDSTTLACLAFSCPSLKTLEITMAANAVNRMTGEDLSCFVSEKCSLSVLKIGGCSNLDFLNLSSSSLSILWLSDLCSLSKSVMNCPSMSELSLCFAQQSNDCTDMVTLMDGLGRTCPNLKNMHISSSQLSNEAVFALESAKLRGLCMLSLILGSNITDAAVASIVRSCTSLELLDLSGSSISDNGVGMICKAFPHTLSRLLLALCSNVTTRGIQLATAQLPHLQLMDCGMSLCANFKNEKEGPYFGEINGGIRFIRKSSTPKKQPIHQKLIIKHGNLKKLSLWGCSSIDALYVNCPELNDLNLNSCTNLHPERLLLQCPNLKNVHASGCQDMLIGAIRNQTLITCKSQSLIKQFI, from the exons ATGACCGACCCCATGGCGTCGCTGcccaagccgccgccgccgccgccgcggcccaAGACGCGGGGCAGCTACAACTGCGGCCGATGCGGCCAGCCCAAGAAGGGCCACGTCTGCGTCGGCCCCGTCCCTGCCGCGGGGCCCGGCGCCGTCCCTAGCCCGTCCCCATCCTATTCCTCCGGGGCCGCcagcgtcggcggcggcggggagcagAGGCTTCGCCGCGCCCTCTCCTTCGACGATGCGGGGACGCCGTCCTCGCCGGAGAAGAAGCCGAAGGTGGAGGAGGGGGATGGGGACGTGGAGATGGAAGGCGGCGAGGGGGAGCTGGAGGAGGATGGGGAGGCGATGGAGGTGGGCGGGCGGTCGGTGCCGAGGGAGGTCATGGCGGAGGTGCTGCGGCGGCTCGGGCCCAGGGGGGTCATGGCCGCCGCGGGGGTCAGTCGCGGCTGGCGCGAGTGCGCGGACCGGGTCTGGCGAGCAACGGAGGAGCTCCGCCTCCGCGCCGCGGGCGTCGGGCTAGTCGGCGCGCTGCTCCCACGGTGCCCCGTGCTCTCGCGCCTCTCTCTCCGAATGGAAAG TGATGTTGATTCCACTACGCTGGcatgtcttgcattttcttGCCCAAGTTTAAAAACTCTCGAGATTACCATGGCTGCCAATGCAGTCAACAGGATGACTGG AGAGGACCTAAGTTGTTTTGTTTCAGAGAAGTGTTCTCTCTCAGTCCTCAAAATTGGTGGTTGCTCTAATTTGGATTTTCTTAATCTAAGCTCTTCAAGCCTTTCAATTCTTTGGCTGTCAGATCTTTGTTCCCTTTCAAAATCG GTCATGAACTGTCCTAGCATGAGTGAGCTCTCACTGTGCTTCGCACAACAAAGTAATGATTGTACTGATATGGTTACTTTGATGGATGGCCTGGGGCGAACATGCCCTAACTTGAAAAATATGCACATATCATCAAGTCAATTATCCAATGAAGCTGTATTTGCTCTAGAGAGTGCTAAGCTCAG GGGATTGTGTATGTTATCCTTGATTCTAGGTTCAAATATAACAGATGCAGCTGTTGCATCTATTGTTCGATCGTGCACAAGCTTGGAGTTGCTTGATTTAAGTGG ATCTAGCATCAGTGATAATGGTGTCGGGATGATCTGTAAGGCGTTCCCTCATACTTTATCAAGGCTGCTCCTTGCTCTTTGTTCGAATGTGACCACAC GTGGGATCCAGTTAGCCACAGCACAGTTGCCACATCTTCAACTCATGGACTGTGGAATGAGCCTATGCGCTAATTTTAAGAATGAAAAAGAGGGGCCATATTTTGGTGAAATCAATGGAGGCATTAGATTTATTCGAAAATCATCCACCCCAAAAAAGCAACCTATTCACCAAAAGCTTATTATAAAGCATGGTAATTTGAAGAAACTCAGTCTATGGGGTTGTTCATCGATAGAT GCTCTATATGTAAATTGTCCAGAATTAAATGATctcaatctcaactcttgcacAAATCTACATCCAG AACGTCTGCTTCTCCAGTGCCCAAATTTGAAGAATGTCCATGCATCTGGATGCCAAGATATGTTGATTGGGGCAATCAGAAATCAG ACACTGATAACCTGCAAGTCACAAAGCCTAATCAAGCAATTTATATGA
- the LOC133915832 gene encoding UDP-glycosyltransferase 91C1-like isoform X1, which yields MDAGSSSSPPLRIVIFPWLAFGHLHPYLELAERLASRGHRVSFVSTPRNIARLPPLRPAAAPRVDLVALTLPHVDGLPDGAESTNNVASDKFVLLFKAFDGLAAPFAEFLGAACADDGRRPDWIIVDSFHHWVATAAVEHKVPCAMLLPTAALLAAVASRSSEPSVEERPAAVPRYELEQMARVHTNHCAQGMSIAQRYSLTLERCTLTAMRSCLEWEPESFPLVAAILGKPLVPLGLLPPSPDGGRGASMGGEDATVRWLDAQPPKSVVYIALGSEVPLRMEQVHELALGLELAGTRFLWALRKPGGVPDTDILPPGFQERTHGHGFVTMGWVPQISILAHGAVGAFLTHCGRNSLIEGLLFGHPLIMLPIFGDQGPNARQMEGKKVGLQVKRDENDGSFDRDGVASAVRAVMLEEEARGVFVANALKVQEIVADEELHESISISMDGMVWLAAMQCAVSGLFFCFSIRSMLPIRMK from the exons ATGGACGCCGGGTCCTCATCCTCGCCGCCGCTGCGCATTGTCATTTTCCCGTGGCTCGCGTTCGGCCACCTGCACCCGTACCTTGAGCTCGCCGAGCGCCTGGCGTCGCGGGGCCACCGCGTGTCCTTCGTCTCCACGCCGCGCAACATCGCCCGCCTCCCGCCGTTGCGCCCCGCCGCGGCGCCGCGCGTCGACCTCGTGGCGCTAACGCTCCCGCACGTCGACGGTCTCCCCGACGGCGCTGAGTCCACCAACAACGTTGCCAGCGACAAGTTCGTGCTCCTATTTAAGGCCTTCGACGGCCTCGCCGCGCCCTTCGCGGAGTTCTTGGGCGCCGCGTGCGCTGACGACGGCAGGAGGCCTGACTGGATCATCGTCGACAGCTTCCACCACTgggtcgccaccgccgccgtcgagcATAAG GTGCCATGCGCGATGCTTCTCCCGACCGCTGCTTTGCTCGCTGCCGTGGCCAGCCGGTCGTCGGAGCCCTCTGTAGAAGAACGACCGGCGGCTGTGCCCCGTTACGAGTTGGAGCAGATGGCACGGGTACACACCAACCATTGCGCGCAGGGTATGTCCATAGCCCAGCGCTACTCCTTGACACTCGAGAGGTGCACGCTGACGGCCATGCGGAGCTGCCTCGAGTGGGAGCCCGAGTCCTTCCCGCTGGTGGCGGCAATCCTCGGCAAGCCGCTTGTCCCCCTCGGCCTTCTACCGCCGTCACCTGACGGAGGCCGTGGCGCCAGCATGGGCGGAGAGGACGCCACCGTGCGCTGGCTGGACGCGCAGCCGCCGAAGTCGGTCGTGTACATCGCGCTGGGGAGCGAGGTGCCGCTGCGCATGGAGCAGGTGCACGAGCTGGCTCTCGGCCTGGAGCTCGCCGGGACACGCTTCCTCTGGGCTCTGAGGAAGCCCGGCGGCGTCCCCGACACGGACATACTTCCTCCCGGTTTCCAAGAGCGCACCCACGGCCATGGGTTCGTGACCATGGGGTGGGTTCCTCAGATCAGCATACTGGCGCACGGCGCCGTGGGCGCGTTCTTGACGCACTGCGGGCGGAACTCACTTATCGAAGGGCTTCTGTTTGGGCACCCTCTGATCATGCTGCCGATCTTCGGGGACCAAGGACCGAATGCACGCCAAATGGAGGGGAAGAAGGTAGGATTGCAGGTGAAAAGAGATGAGAACGACGGGTCATTCGACCGCGATGGCGTCGCGAGCGCAGTCCGAGCAGTCATGCTGGAGGAAGAAGCCAGGGGGGTCTTTGTAGCAAATGCCCTCAAGGTGCAAGAGATTGTAGCCGATGAGGAACTTCATGAGAG CATTAGCATTAGTATGGATGGAATGGTCTGGTTGGCAGCAATGCAGTGCGCCGTTTCAGGCCTGTTCTTTTGTTTCTCCATTAG GTCGATGTTACCTATCAGAATGAAATAG
- the LOC133915833 gene encoding F-box/LRR-repeat protein 17-like isoform X1 has protein sequence MTDPMASLPKPPPPPPRPKTRGSYNCGRCGQPKKGHVCVGPVPAAGPGAVPSPSPSYSSGAASVGGGGEQRLRRALSFDDAGTPSSPEKKPKVEEGDGDVEMEGGEGELEEDGEAMEVGGRSVPREVMAEVLRRLGPRGVMAAAGVSRGWRECADRVWRATEELRLRAAGVGLVGALLPRCPVLSRLSLRMESDVDSTTLACLAFSCPSLKTLEITMAANAVNRMTGEDLSCFVSEKCSLSVLKIGGCSNLDFLNLSSSSLSILWLSDLCSLSKSVMNCPSMSELSLCFAQQSNDCTDMVTLMDGLGRTCPNLKNMHISSSQLSNEAVFALESAKLRGLCMLSLILGSNITDAAVASIVRSCTSLELLDLSGSSISDNGVGMICKAFPHTLSRLLLALCSNVTTRGIQLATAQLPHLQLMDCGMSLCANFKNEKEGPYFGEINGGIRFIRKSSTPKKQPIHQKLIIKHGNLKKLSLWGCSSIDALYVNCPELNDLNLNSCTNLHPERLLLQCPNLKNVHASGCQDMLIGAIRNQVLNEFAAAEPCLPCKRLADGSKRVQLSQFVKHQPPEDNKLIELSVEHKPKQCTVHLDS, from the exons ATGACCGACCCCATGGCGTCGCTGcccaagccgccgccgccgccgccgcggcccaAGACGCGGGGCAGCTACAACTGCGGCCGATGCGGCCAGCCCAAGAAGGGCCACGTCTGCGTCGGCCCCGTCCCTGCCGCGGGGCCCGGCGCCGTCCCTAGCCCGTCCCCATCCTATTCCTCCGGGGCCGCcagcgtcggcggcggcggggagcagAGGCTTCGCCGCGCCCTCTCCTTCGACGATGCGGGGACGCCGTCCTCGCCGGAGAAGAAGCCGAAGGTGGAGGAGGGGGATGGGGACGTGGAGATGGAAGGCGGCGAGGGGGAGCTGGAGGAGGATGGGGAGGCGATGGAGGTGGGCGGGCGGTCGGTGCCGAGGGAGGTCATGGCGGAGGTGCTGCGGCGGCTCGGGCCCAGGGGGGTCATGGCCGCCGCGGGGGTCAGTCGCGGCTGGCGCGAGTGCGCGGACCGGGTCTGGCGAGCAACGGAGGAGCTCCGCCTCCGCGCCGCGGGCGTCGGGCTAGTCGGCGCGCTGCTCCCACGGTGCCCCGTGCTCTCGCGCCTCTCTCTCCGAATGGAAAG TGATGTTGATTCCACTACGCTGGcatgtcttgcattttcttGCCCAAGTTTAAAAACTCTCGAGATTACCATGGCTGCCAATGCAGTCAACAGGATGACTGG AGAGGACCTAAGTTGTTTTGTTTCAGAGAAGTGTTCTCTCTCAGTCCTCAAAATTGGTGGTTGCTCTAATTTGGATTTTCTTAATCTAAGCTCTTCAAGCCTTTCAATTCTTTGGCTGTCAGATCTTTGTTCCCTTTCAAAATCG GTCATGAACTGTCCTAGCATGAGTGAGCTCTCACTGTGCTTCGCACAACAAAGTAATGATTGTACTGATATGGTTACTTTGATGGATGGCCTGGGGCGAACATGCCCTAACTTGAAAAATATGCACATATCATCAAGTCAATTATCCAATGAAGCTGTATTTGCTCTAGAGAGTGCTAAGCTCAG GGGATTGTGTATGTTATCCTTGATTCTAGGTTCAAATATAACAGATGCAGCTGTTGCATCTATTGTTCGATCGTGCACAAGCTTGGAGTTGCTTGATTTAAGTGG ATCTAGCATCAGTGATAATGGTGTCGGGATGATCTGTAAGGCGTTCCCTCATACTTTATCAAGGCTGCTCCTTGCTCTTTGTTCGAATGTGACCACAC GTGGGATCCAGTTAGCCACAGCACAGTTGCCACATCTTCAACTCATGGACTGTGGAATGAGCCTATGCGCTAATTTTAAGAATGAAAAAGAGGGGCCATATTTTGGTGAAATCAATGGAGGCATTAGATTTATTCGAAAATCATCCACCCCAAAAAAGCAACCTATTCACCAAAAGCTTATTATAAAGCATGGTAATTTGAAGAAACTCAGTCTATGGGGTTGTTCATCGATAGAT GCTCTATATGTAAATTGTCCAGAATTAAATGATctcaatctcaactcttgcacAAATCTACATCCAG AACGTCTGCTTCTCCAGTGCCCAAATTTGAAGAATGTCCATGCATCTGGATGCCAAGATATGTTGATTGGGGCAATCAGAAATCAG GTTCTGAATGAGTTCGCTGCAGCTGAACCATGTCTTCCATGCAAGCGGCTAGCAGATGGTTCGAAACGGGTTCAGCTCTCGCAGTTTGTTAAGCATCAG CCACCGGAGGACAACAAATTGATTGAATTGAGCGTGGAGCACAAACCAAAGCAGTGCACCGTGCATCTTGATTCATAA
- the LOC133915833 gene encoding F-box/LRR-repeat protein 17-like isoform X3: MTDPMASLPKPPPPPPRPKTRGSYNCGRCGQPKKGHVCVGPVPAAGPGAVPSPSPSYSSGAASVGGGGEQRLRRALSFDDAGTPSSPEKKPKVEEGDGDVEMEGGEGELEEDGEAMEVGGRSVPREVMAEVLRRLGPRGVMAAAGVSRGWRECADRVWRATEELRLRAAGVGLVGALLPRCPVLSRLSLRMESDVDSTTLACLAFSCPSLKTLEITMAANAVNRMTGEDLSCFVSEKCSLSVLKIGGCSNLDFLNLSSSSLSILWLSDLCSLSKSVMNCPSMSELSLCFAQQSNDCTDMVTLMDGLGRTCPNLKNMHISSSQLSNEAVFALESAKLRGLCMLSLILGSNITDAAVASIVRSCTSLELLDLSGSSISDNGVGMICKAFPHTLSRLLLALCSNVTTRGIQLATAQLPHLQLMDCGMSLCANFKNEKEGPYFGEINGGIRFIRKSSTPKKQPIHQKLIIKHGNLKKLSLWGCSSIDN; this comes from the exons ATGACCGACCCCATGGCGTCGCTGcccaagccgccgccgccgccgccgcggcccaAGACGCGGGGCAGCTACAACTGCGGCCGATGCGGCCAGCCCAAGAAGGGCCACGTCTGCGTCGGCCCCGTCCCTGCCGCGGGGCCCGGCGCCGTCCCTAGCCCGTCCCCATCCTATTCCTCCGGGGCCGCcagcgtcggcggcggcggggagcagAGGCTTCGCCGCGCCCTCTCCTTCGACGATGCGGGGACGCCGTCCTCGCCGGAGAAGAAGCCGAAGGTGGAGGAGGGGGATGGGGACGTGGAGATGGAAGGCGGCGAGGGGGAGCTGGAGGAGGATGGGGAGGCGATGGAGGTGGGCGGGCGGTCGGTGCCGAGGGAGGTCATGGCGGAGGTGCTGCGGCGGCTCGGGCCCAGGGGGGTCATGGCCGCCGCGGGGGTCAGTCGCGGCTGGCGCGAGTGCGCGGACCGGGTCTGGCGAGCAACGGAGGAGCTCCGCCTCCGCGCCGCGGGCGTCGGGCTAGTCGGCGCGCTGCTCCCACGGTGCCCCGTGCTCTCGCGCCTCTCTCTCCGAATGGAAAG TGATGTTGATTCCACTACGCTGGcatgtcttgcattttcttGCCCAAGTTTAAAAACTCTCGAGATTACCATGGCTGCCAATGCAGTCAACAGGATGACTGG AGAGGACCTAAGTTGTTTTGTTTCAGAGAAGTGTTCTCTCTCAGTCCTCAAAATTGGTGGTTGCTCTAATTTGGATTTTCTTAATCTAAGCTCTTCAAGCCTTTCAATTCTTTGGCTGTCAGATCTTTGTTCCCTTTCAAAATCG GTCATGAACTGTCCTAGCATGAGTGAGCTCTCACTGTGCTTCGCACAACAAAGTAATGATTGTACTGATATGGTTACTTTGATGGATGGCCTGGGGCGAACATGCCCTAACTTGAAAAATATGCACATATCATCAAGTCAATTATCCAATGAAGCTGTATTTGCTCTAGAGAGTGCTAAGCTCAG GGGATTGTGTATGTTATCCTTGATTCTAGGTTCAAATATAACAGATGCAGCTGTTGCATCTATTGTTCGATCGTGCACAAGCTTGGAGTTGCTTGATTTAAGTGG ATCTAGCATCAGTGATAATGGTGTCGGGATGATCTGTAAGGCGTTCCCTCATACTTTATCAAGGCTGCTCCTTGCTCTTTGTTCGAATGTGACCACAC GTGGGATCCAGTTAGCCACAGCACAGTTGCCACATCTTCAACTCATGGACTGTGGAATGAGCCTATGCGCTAATTTTAAGAATGAAAAAGAGGGGCCATATTTTGGTGAAATCAATGGAGGCATTAGATTTATTCGAAAATCATCCACCCCAAAAAAGCAACCTATTCACCAAAAGCTTATTATAAAGCATGGTAATTTGAAGAAACTCAGTCTATGGGGTTGTTCATCGATAGAT AATTAA
- the LOC133915832 gene encoding UDP-glycosyltransferase 91C1-like isoform X2, with product MDAGSSSSPPLRIVIFPWLAFGHLHPYLELAERLASRGHRVSFVSTPRNIARLPPLRPAAAPRVDLVALTLPHVDGLPDGAESTNNVASDKFVLLFKAFDGLAAPFAEFLGAACADDGRRPDWIIVDSFHHWVATAAVEHKVPCAMLLPTAALLAAVASRSSEPSVEERPAAVPRYELEQMARVHTNHCAQGMSIAQRYSLTLERCTLTAMRSCLEWEPESFPLVAAILGKPLVPLGLLPPSPDGGRGASMGGEDATVRWLDAQPPKSVVYIALGSEVPLRMEQVHELALGLELAGTRFLWALRKPGGVPDTDILPPGFQERTHGHGFVTMGWVPQISILAHGAVGAFLTHCGRNSLIEGLLFGHPLIMLPIFGDQGPNARQMEGKKVGLQVKRDENDGSFDRDGVASAVRAVMLEEEARGVFVANALKVQEIVADEELHERSMLPIRMK from the exons ATGGACGCCGGGTCCTCATCCTCGCCGCCGCTGCGCATTGTCATTTTCCCGTGGCTCGCGTTCGGCCACCTGCACCCGTACCTTGAGCTCGCCGAGCGCCTGGCGTCGCGGGGCCACCGCGTGTCCTTCGTCTCCACGCCGCGCAACATCGCCCGCCTCCCGCCGTTGCGCCCCGCCGCGGCGCCGCGCGTCGACCTCGTGGCGCTAACGCTCCCGCACGTCGACGGTCTCCCCGACGGCGCTGAGTCCACCAACAACGTTGCCAGCGACAAGTTCGTGCTCCTATTTAAGGCCTTCGACGGCCTCGCCGCGCCCTTCGCGGAGTTCTTGGGCGCCGCGTGCGCTGACGACGGCAGGAGGCCTGACTGGATCATCGTCGACAGCTTCCACCACTgggtcgccaccgccgccgtcgagcATAAG GTGCCATGCGCGATGCTTCTCCCGACCGCTGCTTTGCTCGCTGCCGTGGCCAGCCGGTCGTCGGAGCCCTCTGTAGAAGAACGACCGGCGGCTGTGCCCCGTTACGAGTTGGAGCAGATGGCACGGGTACACACCAACCATTGCGCGCAGGGTATGTCCATAGCCCAGCGCTACTCCTTGACACTCGAGAGGTGCACGCTGACGGCCATGCGGAGCTGCCTCGAGTGGGAGCCCGAGTCCTTCCCGCTGGTGGCGGCAATCCTCGGCAAGCCGCTTGTCCCCCTCGGCCTTCTACCGCCGTCACCTGACGGAGGCCGTGGCGCCAGCATGGGCGGAGAGGACGCCACCGTGCGCTGGCTGGACGCGCAGCCGCCGAAGTCGGTCGTGTACATCGCGCTGGGGAGCGAGGTGCCGCTGCGCATGGAGCAGGTGCACGAGCTGGCTCTCGGCCTGGAGCTCGCCGGGACACGCTTCCTCTGGGCTCTGAGGAAGCCCGGCGGCGTCCCCGACACGGACATACTTCCTCCCGGTTTCCAAGAGCGCACCCACGGCCATGGGTTCGTGACCATGGGGTGGGTTCCTCAGATCAGCATACTGGCGCACGGCGCCGTGGGCGCGTTCTTGACGCACTGCGGGCGGAACTCACTTATCGAAGGGCTTCTGTTTGGGCACCCTCTGATCATGCTGCCGATCTTCGGGGACCAAGGACCGAATGCACGCCAAATGGAGGGGAAGAAGGTAGGATTGCAGGTGAAAAGAGATGAGAACGACGGGTCATTCGACCGCGATGGCGTCGCGAGCGCAGTCCGAGCAGTCATGCTGGAGGAAGAAGCCAGGGGGGTCTTTGTAGCAAATGCCCTCAAGGTGCAAGAGATTGTAGCCGATGAGGAACTTCATGAGAG GTCGATGTTACCTATCAGAATGAAATAG